One part of the Quercus lobata isolate SW786 chromosome 7, ValleyOak3.0 Primary Assembly, whole genome shotgun sequence genome encodes these proteins:
- the LOC115951330 gene encoding F-box/kelch-repeat protein At1g57790-like codes for MAGKRRRKLKSLAETISGNKRIATKEKREKLELQTWSDLPTELLEVIVSRLTLEDNVRASVVCKRWHSVAISVRVVNQSPWLMYFPKYGNLYEFYDPSLRKTHSIELPELNGTRVCYTKDGWLLLYRPRSHRMFFFNPFSHEVIKLPRFELTYQIVAFSCAPTSSNCMLFTVKHVSPTIVAISTCHPGATEWVTVNYPNRLPFVSSIWNKLVFCNGLFYCLSLTGWLGVFDPLEHTWSVLSVPPPKCPDNFFAKNWWKGKFMAEHKGEILVIYTCSSENPIIFKLDRTKMIWEEMKALDGVTLFASFLSSHSRTDLSGLMRNSVYFPKVRFYGKRCISYSLDNCRYYPRKQCHDWGEQDPFENIWIEPPQGFLSFTEEI; via the exons ATGGCTGGCAAAAGGAGAAGAAAGCTCAAATC GTTAGCGGAAACAATCAGCGGGAATAAAAGAATTGCaacaaaggaaaagagagaaaaattggagCTGCAGACTTGGTCTGACCTTCCTACAGAACTTCTGGAAGTGATTGTGTCCCGTCTAACCCTAGAGGACAATGTGCGTGCCTCTGTTGTTTGCAAAAGATGGCACTCAGTTGCAATTTCTGTCCGTGTAGTAAATCAATCACCATGGCTTATGTACTTCCCAAAATATGGTAACTTGTATGAATTCTATGACCCTTCACTACGCAAGACCCATTCTATCGAGTTACCTGAGTTGAATGGGACCAGGGTTTGTTACACTAAAGATGGTTGGTTATTGCTGTATAGACCTAGATCCCATCGAATGTTCTTCTTTAACCCCTTTAGTCATGAAGTGATTAAACTGCCAAGGTTTGAGTTGACTTATCAGATTGTTGCCTTCTCTTGTGCACCAACATCTAGCAACTGTATGCTATTTACAGTTAAGCATGTCAGTCCCACAATCGTTGCTATTAGCACCTGTCATCCTGGGGCAACAGAGTGGGTTACTGTTAATTACCCAAATCGCTTGCCCTTTGTTAGTAGTATTTGGAATAAGCTTGTTTTCTGCAATGGACTGTTTTATTGTTTGAGTCTCACTGGTTGGCTAGGGGTGTTTGACCCACTGGAACATACTTGGAGTGTCCTTTCTGTGCCTCCACCCAAATGCCCCGATAATTTTTTCGCCAAAAATTGGTGGAAGGGCAAGTTTATGGCTGAGCATAAAGGagaaattttagttatttacaCTTGTTCTAGTGAAAACCCCATTATTTTTAAGCTGGACCGGACAAAAATGATATGGGAAGAAATGAAAGCCCTTGATGGTGTCACACTTTTTGCGAGTTTCTTGTCCTCTCATTCCAGAACTGACCTTTCTGGACTAATGAGAAACAGTGTCTATTTCCCTAAAGTCCGTTTCTATGGAAAGCGTTGCATATCATACTCTCTTGACAATTGTAGATACTATCCACGGAAGCAGTGTCATGACTGGGGAGAACAAGATCCTTTTGAAAACATCTGGATTGAACCACCCCAAGGCTTCTTGAGCTTCACTGAAGAAATCTAG
- the LOC115951328 gene encoding heterogeneous nuclear ribonucleoprotein Q isoform X2 — protein MKKAVTEIGPGVISVELLKDPHNSSRNRGFAFIEYHNHACAEYSRQKMSNPQFKLDKNAPTVSWADPKNAESSAASQVKAVYVKNLPKDITQERLRELFEHHGKITRVALPPAKSGQEKSRFGFVHFAERSSAMKALQNTEKYEIDGQVLECSLAKPQADQKPSGALNSQKSNLLPSYPPHLGYGMMGSPYGAVGPGYGAAGPGYGAAGFAQPLIYGRGPTPAGMSMMPMLLPDGRIGYVLQQPGMQSHNPFPQSRNGSGSSSGGRRGNDSSRGRRFQPY, from the exons ATGAAGAAGGCTGTAACAGAGATTGGGCCTGGAGTCATTTCTGTGGAACTGTTGAAG GACCCACATAATTCCAGCAGAAACCGTGGATTTGCTTTCATTGAGTATCATAATCATGCATGTGCAGAATACTCAAGGCAGAAGATGTCGAACCCACAATTTAAGCTTGACAAAAATGCCCCAACTGTGAGCTGGGCTGACCCTAAAAATGCAGAATCCTCTGCTGCTTCTCAG GTTAAGGCAGTCTATGTCAAGAATTTACCAAAAGACATTACTCAAGAACGTCTAAGGGAGTTGTTTGAGCATCATGGAAAGATCACAAGAGTGGCTCTTCCTCCTGCAAAATCAGGACAGGAAAAAAGCAGATTTGGTTTTGTTCACTTCGCAGAAAGGTCGAGTGCCATGAAGGCATTGCAAAACACTGAGAAATATGAAATTGATG GTCAAGTTTTGGAGTGTTCTCTTGCAAAGCCACAAGCAGATCAGAAGCCTTCTGGAGCACTAAATTCACAGAAATCAAACTTACTCCCAAGCTACCCACCTCATCTTGGTTATGGAATGATGGGTAGTCCCTATGGTGCGGTGGGTCCTGGATACGGTGCTGCAGGTCCTGGATATGGTGCTGCAGGCTTTGCACAA CCACTCATCTATGGTAGGGGACCAACTCCTGCTGGCATGTCAATGATGCCAATGCTTTTGCCTGATGGAAGGATCGGATATGTCCT GCAACAGCCTGGTATGCAATCACATAACCCATTCCCACAGTCCAGGAATGGGAGTGGTAGCTCAAGTGGTGGAAGGCGCGGCAATGACAGCAGCCGCGGGCGCCGGTTTCAACCATATTAA
- the LOC115953422 gene encoding uncharacterized protein LOC115953422, with product MGCASSKLFRKELKRELFFNNGGGESLNHVVSLTSSTYGVLNLDDEKPIKECVSETKKLQRSPPPHPPRSRREEPEVINAWELMEGLEEEGIPIPKKSPKPRVFLRGFTDFDSRLSPAKFSGSPKKAMRFSGKENKGRVSLFRSDCSPKSILKSKNFSENSCKAVLNFSYPVKGSPIGAKKVESPGSDLGYLSRRQSYSPLFDPELVENYERELSEEEEQIKRMVSPNAKLRRARNTQVLESSLLHSFVMKCPPGGENAVVIYTTTLRGIRKTFEDCNKVRSIIESYCIQVLERDISMDSGLKEELRGLMGTKDVRVPLVFVKGRLIGGVDEVVKLEEEGKLSTLFDGIPRALGGCEGCAGVRFVMCMNCSGSCKVLDVEQKKMVRCGGCNENGLIQCPICC from the coding sequence ATGGGTTGTGCTTCTTCAAAACTGTTCAGAAAAGAACTCAAGCGAGAGTTATTTTTCAACAATGGCGGCGGAGAGTCTTTGAACCACGTTGTGTCTCTCACTTCGAGCACCTATGGGGTTCTCAACTTGGACGATGAGAAACCCATCAAAGAGTGTGTCTCAGAGACCAAGAAATTGCAGAGATCTCCTCCTCCTCATCCTCCTCGTTCTCGTCGTGAAGAGCCAGAGGTTATTAATGCTTGGGAACTCATGGAAGgtcttgaagaagaaggaatacCCATTCCAAAGAAGAGCCCGAAACCCCGGGTTTTTCTTCGTGGGTTTACTGATTTTGATTCCAGGCTAAGTCCAGCGAAGTTCTCTGGATCTCCTAAGAAAGCGATGAGATTTTCTGGGAAAGAGAATAAAGGAAGGGTTAGTTTGTTTCGGTCTGATTGTAGCCCTAAAAGTATTCTGAAAAGTAAGAATTTTTCTGAGAATTCTTGTAAGGCGGTGTTGAATTTCAGTTATCCGGTGAAAGGGTCTCCGATTGGGGCTAAGAAAGTAGAGTCTCCTGGGAGTGACTTGGGGTATTTGTCGAGGAGGCAGAGTTATAGTCCTCTTTTTGATCCAGAACTCGTTGAAAATTATGAGAGAGAATTGTCTGAAGAGGAAGAACAAATCAAGAGGATGGTTTCTCCCAATGCAAAATTGCGTAGAGCAAGGAATACCCAAGTATTGGAGTCTagtcttcttcattcttttgtgATGAAGTGCCCTCCGGGTGGTGAAAACGCGGTTGTTATATACACAACAACATTGAGAGGGATCAGGAAGACTTTTGAAGACTGCAACAAAGTCCGGTCCATCATTGAATCATATTGTATTCAGGTGTTGGAGAGGGATATATCGATGGATTCGGGGCTGAAGGAGGAACTGAGGGGACTAATGGGGACAAAGGATGTGAGGGTTCCACTTGTGTTTGTGAAGGGAAGGTTGATTGGTGGAGTTGATGAGGTGGTGAAGTTGGAAGAGGAAGGGAAATTGAGTACATTATTTGATGGGATTCCAAGGGCTCTTGGTGGATGTGAAGGTTGTGCTGGTGTGAGATTTGTGATGTGCATGAATTGTAGTGGAAGTTGTAAGGTTTTGGATGTGGAGCAAAAGAAGATGGTGAGGTGTGGTGGGTGCAATGAGAATGGGTTGATTCAGTGCCCTATATGTTGTTAA
- the LOC115951328 gene encoding heterogeneous nuclear ribonucleoprotein Q isoform X1, producing MPRTRASAATSHNSDVAEKPSEPEKPMESEEQVDLDGDNDPEETMEEEVEYEEVEEEEEVEEVEEEEEEIEEGLEEEVEEDEEDKEAAKGADEEMKVDQAEEDERKKHSELLSLPPHGSEVYLGNIPHDSSEEDVRSFCESIGEVTEVRIMKGKDSGGTKAYAFVTFRTKELASRAIDELNNSELKGKKVKCSASQAKHRLFIGNVPRNWGEADMKKAVTEIGPGVISVELLKDPHNSSRNRGFAFIEYHNHACAEYSRQKMSNPQFKLDKNAPTVSWADPKNAESSAASQVKAVYVKNLPKDITQERLRELFEHHGKITRVALPPAKSGQEKSRFGFVHFAERSSAMKALQNTEKYEIDGQVLECSLAKPQADQKPSGALNSQKSNLLPSYPPHLGYGMMGSPYGAVGPGYGAAGPGYGAAGFAQPLIYGRGPTPAGMSMMPMLLPDGRIGYVLQQPGMQSHNPFPQSRNGSGSSSGGRRGNDSSRGRRFQPY from the exons ATGCCAAGGACAAGGGCAAGTGCTGCAACCTCTCATAATTCAGATGTAGCCGAAAAGCCTAGTGAGCCTGAAAAGCCTATGGAATCCGAAGAGCAGGTGGACCTTGATGGAGACAATGATCCTGAGGAGACAATGGAGGAAGAGGTCGAGTACGAAGAAGTagaggaagaggaggaagtGGAAGAGgtggaggaagaagaggaagagatagaGGAAGGGCTAGAAGAGGAGGTGGAGGAAGACGAAGAAGACAAGGAGGCTGCTAAAGGAGCTGATGAGGAGATGAAAGTTGATCAGGCAGAggaagatgagagaaaaaaGCATTCTGAGCTTCTTTCACTTCCACCTCATGGCTCTGAAGTGTACCTTGGTAACATTCCTCATGATTCTTCTGAAGAGGATGTTAGGAGCTTTTGTGAATCCATAGGAGAAGTCACagag GTTAGAATAATGAAGGGTAAAGATTCTGGTGGGACAAAGGCTTATGCTTTTGTGACCTTTAGAACCAAGGAGTTGGCTTCTAGGGCCATTGATGAGTTGAATAATTCTGAATTAAAG GGAAAAAAGGTAAAGTGTTCAGCATCTCAAGCAAAGCATCGGTTATTCATTGGTAATGTTCCCAGAAATTGGGGTGAGGCAGATATGAAGAAGGCTGTAACAGAGATTGGGCCTGGAGTCATTTCTGTGGAACTGTTGAAG GACCCACATAATTCCAGCAGAAACCGTGGATTTGCTTTCATTGAGTATCATAATCATGCATGTGCAGAATACTCAAGGCAGAAGATGTCGAACCCACAATTTAAGCTTGACAAAAATGCCCCAACTGTGAGCTGGGCTGACCCTAAAAATGCAGAATCCTCTGCTGCTTCTCAG GTTAAGGCAGTCTATGTCAAGAATTTACCAAAAGACATTACTCAAGAACGTCTAAGGGAGTTGTTTGAGCATCATGGAAAGATCACAAGAGTGGCTCTTCCTCCTGCAAAATCAGGACAGGAAAAAAGCAGATTTGGTTTTGTTCACTTCGCAGAAAGGTCGAGTGCCATGAAGGCATTGCAAAACACTGAGAAATATGAAATTGATG GTCAAGTTTTGGAGTGTTCTCTTGCAAAGCCACAAGCAGATCAGAAGCCTTCTGGAGCACTAAATTCACAGAAATCAAACTTACTCCCAAGCTACCCACCTCATCTTGGTTATGGAATGATGGGTAGTCCCTATGGTGCGGTGGGTCCTGGATACGGTGCTGCAGGTCCTGGATATGGTGCTGCAGGCTTTGCACAA CCACTCATCTATGGTAGGGGACCAACTCCTGCTGGCATGTCAATGATGCCAATGCTTTTGCCTGATGGAAGGATCGGATATGTCCT GCAACAGCCTGGTATGCAATCACATAACCCATTCCCACAGTCCAGGAATGGGAGTGGTAGCTCAAGTGGTGGAAGGCGCGGCAATGACAGCAGCCGCGGGCGCCGGTTTCAACCATATTAA